In a genomic window of Colius striatus isolate bColStr4 chromosome 2, bColStr4.1.hap1, whole genome shotgun sequence:
- the LOC133624800 gene encoding uncharacterized protein LOC133624800 isoform X3, protein MKPLPSLILLALLLALWMWGQAAGRQAPGSMLRSRCGAAGCDAALRACESSQEYQKVKTGSVSPWILAYVPIRSCHRVLKDKRGEFSPPAYHGESPISFWCNWTIWAGSKKHIVIYIQGFTTKESCNQNEDKILFEGVSSLVESSVVYACWEKEMHVFATFAQAVHVVLLKRYWPNCRDTQFKAKYYIFQDQEGESSSTDDVAYETPAPKLSKQDGIFQSGWAEELRDVLGFATTRSIVNLGKTMVLSSGLMQGRGTMLGTMALRSPVELNPYELVRTPPLERKAPYVLGSELPGGLRCCEKAQSRGTPEGIIPTAAQDSWEQSFSVSGDVTVGFGYMPRLSSVLLETPLPGALQVAEPLLQPAGVVLESSQSILHPTSRLEDLNDLKFMIKPTCTSHMDLAAHLSSLSPGRRRSQENTDTTMSGGLSTVNLEKEESYPQSNIPVGDADALAKGLMASLSSPYEVVNRDYSHLLPEKSQRCQSCSRHLPITQPELEKNSLQYKRLMDISSLESFRGVVRGETALHPTAPWDILQEHHHLRGQSSRVLHSALTDHVSLPQHAQAHVSPAAEKAHGPSLGVKSCCHQSDQAAQPGLVVPPLSTRLEHPSTAISTLRTETVPVLVVSCTEPVPADFGSTDVIPEPPLPLGTEPVSKVISPPAALHLEPSSLRQRAGISPASPEEQEMVSPSPPCHPSAVSELGADGSPGCLHPGIQKQVLEKTGGQQEASAPLGLPTGGPSPASVTNPKPGVGLPWPEDHKSRGSGLASPSLPDTWGVRREGRVVPAQHQGTGASDKLAFPSILGGFKVQKTTKALQVGAGEWRNSSSSATPAHSGSPVAQEGETVSRGQKLPELSDSASRNTEVPEGQQQTHAELGPPWAMQYSPVRSCHLVFRDGSGMFSLPLHADVTTTIWCNWTIVAGSQKHVVIYIQGFQGSDGCGKNQDKIIFQGVSSSVETKVVYACHNRGTLVFAAQAAAVHVLFLSGSGSPSHQYEHFKGQYYVFRDSETVGSSNDIIAPQQPFQEVSRKGSQRTAVTKGLLTMLKASLGPSGALSAGRIQPELVSPDEEAQDPPDLVVDAQSGADLNNLDLNECGQLLSKRELERTLKDDSTKGRGTKDGVLMEPSPTRQGNGSKAELSALGPSKGDEELVSALVTIAPCSSVVIPSSEMPNSNRSVSAKSSSLGQAKDGLSEEVVAAAHPTQASVLEEPLLNTSTKPSLYPSPNVTAGGVMSPEEGDKELLDLFSALASLENDTVLQSQHHPGDVLFEVTTEIKSKDWISRSGSDLLESMKNHIQENLKLSTNRVNEIKLKEIKRTSDANLLLTFWLHLKPEERNVSLLLHSQLQELLGTSAGVEKLQLISLYVEDVNECRAGVSLCGEGAECFNGVGTYLCRCKKEYEDHSPTKSGTLCIRPPLSAFRVFSSSPTPQFLDVCGCPL, encoded by the exons ATGAAGCCTTTGCCCTCTCTGATACTTCTGGCCCTGCTCCTAGCGCTGTGGATGTGGGGACAAGCTGCTGGCAGGCAGGCTCCTGGGTCGATGCTGAGGTCCCGCTGTGGTGCTGCAGGTTGTGATGCTGCCCTGAGG GCCTGTGAGTCCTCTCAGGAATACCAGAAGGTTAAAACTG GGTCAGTCTCTCCTTGGATATTGGCATATGTCCCTATAAGAAGCTGCCACAGAGTCCTGAAAGACAAACGTGGGGAGTTTTCTCCTCCAGCATACCATGGTGAATCCCCCATAAGCTTTTGGTGCAACTGGACGATCTGGGCAGGATCCAAAAAGCACATAGTCATTTATATTCAGGGCTTTACCACTAAGGAGAGTTGCAACCAAAATGAGGACAAAATCCTGTTTGAAGGAGTTTCGTCACTGGTGGAAAGCAGTGTGGTTTATGCTTGTTGGGAAAAGGAGATGCATGTTTTTGCCACCTTTGCCCAGGCTGTCCACGTTGTGCTGCTGAAGAGGTACTGGCCAAACTGCAGAGACACACAATTTAAAGCAAAGTACTACATCTTCCAAGATCAGGAAGGTGAATCTTCTTCCACAGATGACGTGGCTTATGAAACTCCTGCTCCAAAACTATCAAAGCAAGATGGTATTTTTCAGTCTGGATGGGCTGAAGAACTTAGAGATGTGCTGGGCTTTGCAACCACACGTAGCATCGTGAACCTTGGCAAGACCATGGTGTTGAGCAGTGGATTGATGCAGGGAAGAGGGACCATGCTGGGTACTATGGCTCTGAGAAGTCCTGTTGAGCTCAACCCATATGAATTAGTGAGGACTCCACCCCTGGAGAGAAAAGCTCCTTATGTGCTGGGGTCTGAGCTACCAGGAGGTCTGAGGTGCTGCGAGAAAGCTCAAAGCAGAGGAACCCCTGAGGGTATAATCCCCACTGCAGCACAGGATAGCTGGGAGCAGAGTTTCTCTGTGAGTGGGGACGTGACTGTGGGTTTTGGTTACATGCCCAGGCTTTCAAGTGTGCTTTTGGAAACTCCTTTGCCTGGTGCCTTGCAGGTAGCAGAGCCTCTTTTGCAGCCAGCAGGTGTAGTTCTGGAGAGCAGCCAGTCCATCCTGCACCCTACCTCGAGGCTGGAAGATCTGAATGACCTAAAATTTATGATTAAACCAACATGCACAAGTCACATGGATTTGGCTGCTCACTTGTCATCTTTGTCCCCTGGCAGAAGACGAAGCCAAGAGAACACAGATACCACCATGTCTGGAGGGCTCAGCACAGTCAacttggagaaggaagaaagctaCCCTCAGTCAAACATCCCAGTGGGGGATGCTGATGCCCTTGCCAAGGGCCTGATGGCCAGCCTGAGTAGCCCCTATGAAGTGGTAAACAGGGACTACTCACATTTGCTGCCTGAGAAAAGCCAAAGATGCCAAAGCTGTTCTAGGCATTTGCCCATCACTCAACctgagctggaaaaaaacagccTCCAATATAAGAGGCTCATGGATATTTCCTCCTTGGAAAGTTTTAGGGGAGTTGTCAGGGGGGAAACAGCATTGCATCCCACAGCACCGTGGGACATTCTGCAAGAGCATCATCATTTGCGTGGCCAGAGCAGTCGTGTCCTGCACTCAGCCCTTACAGACCATGTGAGCCTTCCCCAACATGCCCAAGCACATGTCAGTCCAGCTGCTGAGAAAGCTCATGGGCCTTCCTTGGGTGTAAAAAGCTGCTGCCACCAAAGTGACCAAGctgcacagccagggctggtTGTACCCCCTTTGTCAACCAGGCTGGAGCATCCTTCCACTGCCATTTCCACCCTACGGACAGAAACAGTCCCTGTGCTGGTTGTCTCCTGCACAGAACCTGTCCCTGCAGACTTTGGCTCTACTGATGTCATCCCTGAACCACCTCTTCCTCTGGGTACAGAGCCTGTGTCCAAGGTGATCTCTCCACCAGCAGCTTTGCATTTGGAGCCCAGCAGCCTCAGGCAAAGGGCAGGCATCTCACCAGCTAGCCCAGAAGAACAGGAGATGGtctccccttccccaccctgCCACCCATCAGCAGTCTCTGAACTGGGTGCAGATGGGTCTCCCGGATGCCTTCACCCTGGGATCCAAAAGCAGGTTCTGGAGAAAACAGGTGGCCAACAAGAAGCTTCAGCCCCTCTGGGCTTGCCAACTGGAGGTCCTTCCCCAGCTTCTGTCACCAATCCAAAGCCTGGAGTGGGGCTTCCCTGGCCTGAGGATCACAAGAGCAGGGGCTCTGGGTTGGCATCACCTTCCCTACCTGACACCTGGGGAGTGAGGAGAGAGGGTCGTGTGGTGCCTGCGCAGCATCAGGGCACAGGTGCTAGTGACAAACTGGCTTTTCCCTCCATCCTTGGTGGATTTAAAGTGCAGAAAACCACCAAAGCTCTTCAAGTGGGTGCAGGAGAGTGGAGAAATTCCTCTTCCAGTGCCACTCCTGCACACTCTGGCTCTCCTGTGGCCCAGGAGGGAGAAACAGTGTCAAGAGGCCAAAAGCTTCCAGAGCTCTCTGATTCTGCATCCAGAAACACCGAGGTACCAGAAGGACAGCAACAGACACATGCTG AGCTAGGACCTCCCTGGGCAATGCAGTACTCCCCTGTCAGGAGCTGCCACCTTGTCTTTCGGGATGGCTCTGGGATGTTTTCTCTGCCCCTGCACGCTGATGTGACAACCACCATCTGGTGCAACTGGACCATAGTGGCAGGCTCCCAGAAGCACGTTGTCATCTACATCCAGGGCTTCCAGGGGAGCGATGGCTGTGGCAAGAACCAGGACAAGATAATCTTTCAGGGGGTCTCATCAAGTGTGGAAACCAAGGTGGTGTATGCCTGTCACAACCGAGGAACTCTCGTCTTCGCCGcacaagctgctgcagtccatgttttgtttctgtcagGGAGTGGTTCCCCAAGCCATCAATATGAACATTTTAAAGGACAGTATTATGTGTTCAGAGATTCTGAAACTGTAGGCTCTTCAAATGATATCATAGCTCCccaacaaccctttcaggaggTCTCCAGAAAAGGGAGCCAGAGGACAGCAGTAACAAAAGGTTTATTGACCATGCTGAAAGCCTCCTTGGGCCCATCAGGTGCTCTCTCTGCTGGCAGGATCCAGCCTGAGCTTGTGAGCCCAGATGAGGAGGCTCAAGACCCTCCTGATCTTGTGGTAGATGCTCAGTCTGGTGCTGACCTGAACAACCTTGACCTGAATGAATGTGGTCAGCTGTTGAGTAAAagagagttggaaaggacccttAAGGATGACAGCACCAAGGGCAGAGGAACCAAAGACGGAGTGTTGATGGAGCCATCTCCAACTAGGCAAGGCAATGGGTCTAAAGCTGAGCTGTCTGCTTTGGGGCCTTCCAAGGGGGATGAGGAGCTGGTGTCTGCTCTGGTCACCATAGCCCCATGTTCCTCGGTGGTCATTCCTTCCTCAGAGATGCCCAACAGCAACAGAAGTGTCTCTGCCAAATCATCTAGCCTGGGTCAGGCCAAGGACGGCCTGTCAGAAGAAGTGGTTGCTGCTGCACACCCCACACAGGCATCAGTGCTGGAAGAGCCACTGCTAAACACGAGCACAAAACCTTCTCTCTACCCCTCTCCTAATGTGACTGCTGGAGGTGTGATGTCTCCAGAAGAAGGGGACAAAGAGCTCTTAG aTCTGTTTTCTGCCCTGGCATCTCTGGAAAATGACACAGTATTGCAATCCCAACACCACCCTGGAG ATGTGCTGTTTGAAGTAACTACTGAAATCAAATCCAAGGACTGGATTTCTCGTAGTGGAAGTGATCTCCTTGAATCTATGAAGAACCAT ATCCAGGAGAACCTGAAACTTTCTACCAACAGAGTCAATGAAATAAAGTTAAAGGAAATCAAAAG GACCAGTGATGCCAACCTGCTCCTCACCTTCTGGCTGCACCTGAAGCCGGAGGAGAGAAAtgtgtctctgctcctgcactctcagctgcaggagctgcttggCACCTCGGCAGGAGtggagaagctgcagctcaTTTCGCTGTATGTTGAAG ATGTGAACGAGTGCAGGGCTGGGGTCAGCctctgtggggagggggcagagtGCTTCAATGGTGTGGGCACCTACCTCTGCCGCTGCAAAAAGGAGTATGAAGATCATTCTCCCACCAAGTCTGGCACCCTCTGCATCCGCCCTCCCCTCTCAG
- the LOC133624800 gene encoding uncharacterized protein LOC133624800 isoform X4 — translation MKPLPSLILLALLLALWMWGQAAGRQAPGSMLRSRCGAAGCDAALRACESSQEYQKVKTGSVSPWILAYVPIRSCHRVLKDKRGEFSPPAYHGESPISFWCNWTIWAGSKKHIVIYIQGFTTKESCNQNEDKILFEGVSSLVESSVVYACWEKEMHVFATFAQAVHVVLLKRYWPNCRDTQFKAKYYIFQDQEGESSSTDDVAYETPAPKLSKQDGIFQSGWAEELRDVLGFATTRSIVNLGKTMVLSSGLMQGRGTMLGTMALRSPVELNPYELVRTPPLERKAPYVLGSELPGGLRCCEKAQSRGTPEGIIPTAAQDSWEQSFSVSGDVTVGFGYMPRLSSVLLETPLPGALQVAEPLLQPAGVVLESSQSILHPTSRLEDLNDLKFMIKPTCTSHMDLAAHLSSLSPGRRRSQENTDTTMSGGLSTVNLEKEESYPQSNIPVGDADALAKGLMASLSSPYEVVNRDYSHLLPEKSQRCQSCSRHLPITQPELEKNSLQYKRLMDISSLESFRGVVRGETALHPTAPWDILQEHHHLRGQSSRVLHSALTDHVSLPQHAQAHVSPAAEKAHGPSLGVKSCCHQSDQAAQPGLVVPPLSTRLEHPSTAISTLRTETVPVLVVSCTEPVPADFGSTDVIPEPPLPLGTEPVSKVISPPAALHLEPSSLRQRAGISPASPEEQEMVSPSPPCHPSAVSELGADGSPGCLHPGIQKQVLEKTGGQQEASAPLGLPTGGPSPASVTNPKPGVGLPWPEDHKSRGSGLASPSLPDTWGVRREGRVVPAQHQGTGASDKLAFPSILGGFKVQKTTKALQVGAGEWRNSSSSATPAHSGSPVAQEGETVSRGQKLPELSDSASRNTEVPEGQQQTHAELGPPWAMQYSPVRSCHLVFRDGSGMFSLPLHADVTTTIWCNWTIVAGSQKHVVIYIQGFQGSDGCGKNQDKIIFQGVSSSVETKVVYACHNRGTLVFAAQAAAVHVLFLSGSGSPSHQYEHFKGQYYVFRDSETVGSSNDIIAPQQPFQEVSRKGSQRTAVTKGLLTMLKASLGPSGALSAGRIQPELVSPDEEAQDPPDLVVDAQSGADLNNLDLNECGQLLSKRELERTLKDDSTKGRGTKDGVLMEPSPTRQGNGSKAELSALGPSKGDEELVSALVTIAPCSSVVIPSSEMPNSNRSVSAKSSSLGQAKDGLSEEVVAAAHPTQASVLEEPLLNTSTKPSLYPSPNVTAGGVMSPEEGDKELLDLFSALASLENDTVLQSQHHPGDVLFEVTTEIKSKDWISRSGSDLLESMKNHIQENLKLSTNRVNEIKLKEIKRTSDANLLLTFWLHLKPEERNVSLLLHSQLQELLGTSAGVEKLQLISLYVEDVNECRAGVSLCGEGAECFNGVGTYLCRCKKEYEDHSPTKSGTLCIRPPLSGLH, via the exons ATGAAGCCTTTGCCCTCTCTGATACTTCTGGCCCTGCTCCTAGCGCTGTGGATGTGGGGACAAGCTGCTGGCAGGCAGGCTCCTGGGTCGATGCTGAGGTCCCGCTGTGGTGCTGCAGGTTGTGATGCTGCCCTGAGG GCCTGTGAGTCCTCTCAGGAATACCAGAAGGTTAAAACTG GGTCAGTCTCTCCTTGGATATTGGCATATGTCCCTATAAGAAGCTGCCACAGAGTCCTGAAAGACAAACGTGGGGAGTTTTCTCCTCCAGCATACCATGGTGAATCCCCCATAAGCTTTTGGTGCAACTGGACGATCTGGGCAGGATCCAAAAAGCACATAGTCATTTATATTCAGGGCTTTACCACTAAGGAGAGTTGCAACCAAAATGAGGACAAAATCCTGTTTGAAGGAGTTTCGTCACTGGTGGAAAGCAGTGTGGTTTATGCTTGTTGGGAAAAGGAGATGCATGTTTTTGCCACCTTTGCCCAGGCTGTCCACGTTGTGCTGCTGAAGAGGTACTGGCCAAACTGCAGAGACACACAATTTAAAGCAAAGTACTACATCTTCCAAGATCAGGAAGGTGAATCTTCTTCCACAGATGACGTGGCTTATGAAACTCCTGCTCCAAAACTATCAAAGCAAGATGGTATTTTTCAGTCTGGATGGGCTGAAGAACTTAGAGATGTGCTGGGCTTTGCAACCACACGTAGCATCGTGAACCTTGGCAAGACCATGGTGTTGAGCAGTGGATTGATGCAGGGAAGAGGGACCATGCTGGGTACTATGGCTCTGAGAAGTCCTGTTGAGCTCAACCCATATGAATTAGTGAGGACTCCACCCCTGGAGAGAAAAGCTCCTTATGTGCTGGGGTCTGAGCTACCAGGAGGTCTGAGGTGCTGCGAGAAAGCTCAAAGCAGAGGAACCCCTGAGGGTATAATCCCCACTGCAGCACAGGATAGCTGGGAGCAGAGTTTCTCTGTGAGTGGGGACGTGACTGTGGGTTTTGGTTACATGCCCAGGCTTTCAAGTGTGCTTTTGGAAACTCCTTTGCCTGGTGCCTTGCAGGTAGCAGAGCCTCTTTTGCAGCCAGCAGGTGTAGTTCTGGAGAGCAGCCAGTCCATCCTGCACCCTACCTCGAGGCTGGAAGATCTGAATGACCTAAAATTTATGATTAAACCAACATGCACAAGTCACATGGATTTGGCTGCTCACTTGTCATCTTTGTCCCCTGGCAGAAGACGAAGCCAAGAGAACACAGATACCACCATGTCTGGAGGGCTCAGCACAGTCAacttggagaaggaagaaagctaCCCTCAGTCAAACATCCCAGTGGGGGATGCTGATGCCCTTGCCAAGGGCCTGATGGCCAGCCTGAGTAGCCCCTATGAAGTGGTAAACAGGGACTACTCACATTTGCTGCCTGAGAAAAGCCAAAGATGCCAAAGCTGTTCTAGGCATTTGCCCATCACTCAACctgagctggaaaaaaacagccTCCAATATAAGAGGCTCATGGATATTTCCTCCTTGGAAAGTTTTAGGGGAGTTGTCAGGGGGGAAACAGCATTGCATCCCACAGCACCGTGGGACATTCTGCAAGAGCATCATCATTTGCGTGGCCAGAGCAGTCGTGTCCTGCACTCAGCCCTTACAGACCATGTGAGCCTTCCCCAACATGCCCAAGCACATGTCAGTCCAGCTGCTGAGAAAGCTCATGGGCCTTCCTTGGGTGTAAAAAGCTGCTGCCACCAAAGTGACCAAGctgcacagccagggctggtTGTACCCCCTTTGTCAACCAGGCTGGAGCATCCTTCCACTGCCATTTCCACCCTACGGACAGAAACAGTCCCTGTGCTGGTTGTCTCCTGCACAGAACCTGTCCCTGCAGACTTTGGCTCTACTGATGTCATCCCTGAACCACCTCTTCCTCTGGGTACAGAGCCTGTGTCCAAGGTGATCTCTCCACCAGCAGCTTTGCATTTGGAGCCCAGCAGCCTCAGGCAAAGGGCAGGCATCTCACCAGCTAGCCCAGAAGAACAGGAGATGGtctccccttccccaccctgCCACCCATCAGCAGTCTCTGAACTGGGTGCAGATGGGTCTCCCGGATGCCTTCACCCTGGGATCCAAAAGCAGGTTCTGGAGAAAACAGGTGGCCAACAAGAAGCTTCAGCCCCTCTGGGCTTGCCAACTGGAGGTCCTTCCCCAGCTTCTGTCACCAATCCAAAGCCTGGAGTGGGGCTTCCCTGGCCTGAGGATCACAAGAGCAGGGGCTCTGGGTTGGCATCACCTTCCCTACCTGACACCTGGGGAGTGAGGAGAGAGGGTCGTGTGGTGCCTGCGCAGCATCAGGGCACAGGTGCTAGTGACAAACTGGCTTTTCCCTCCATCCTTGGTGGATTTAAAGTGCAGAAAACCACCAAAGCTCTTCAAGTGGGTGCAGGAGAGTGGAGAAATTCCTCTTCCAGTGCCACTCCTGCACACTCTGGCTCTCCTGTGGCCCAGGAGGGAGAAACAGTGTCAAGAGGCCAAAAGCTTCCAGAGCTCTCTGATTCTGCATCCAGAAACACCGAGGTACCAGAAGGACAGCAACAGACACATGCTG AGCTAGGACCTCCCTGGGCAATGCAGTACTCCCCTGTCAGGAGCTGCCACCTTGTCTTTCGGGATGGCTCTGGGATGTTTTCTCTGCCCCTGCACGCTGATGTGACAACCACCATCTGGTGCAACTGGACCATAGTGGCAGGCTCCCAGAAGCACGTTGTCATCTACATCCAGGGCTTCCAGGGGAGCGATGGCTGTGGCAAGAACCAGGACAAGATAATCTTTCAGGGGGTCTCATCAAGTGTGGAAACCAAGGTGGTGTATGCCTGTCACAACCGAGGAACTCTCGTCTTCGCCGcacaagctgctgcagtccatgttttgtttctgtcagGGAGTGGTTCCCCAAGCCATCAATATGAACATTTTAAAGGACAGTATTATGTGTTCAGAGATTCTGAAACTGTAGGCTCTTCAAATGATATCATAGCTCCccaacaaccctttcaggaggTCTCCAGAAAAGGGAGCCAGAGGACAGCAGTAACAAAAGGTTTATTGACCATGCTGAAAGCCTCCTTGGGCCCATCAGGTGCTCTCTCTGCTGGCAGGATCCAGCCTGAGCTTGTGAGCCCAGATGAGGAGGCTCAAGACCCTCCTGATCTTGTGGTAGATGCTCAGTCTGGTGCTGACCTGAACAACCTTGACCTGAATGAATGTGGTCAGCTGTTGAGTAAAagagagttggaaaggacccttAAGGATGACAGCACCAAGGGCAGAGGAACCAAAGACGGAGTGTTGATGGAGCCATCTCCAACTAGGCAAGGCAATGGGTCTAAAGCTGAGCTGTCTGCTTTGGGGCCTTCCAAGGGGGATGAGGAGCTGGTGTCTGCTCTGGTCACCATAGCCCCATGTTCCTCGGTGGTCATTCCTTCCTCAGAGATGCCCAACAGCAACAGAAGTGTCTCTGCCAAATCATCTAGCCTGGGTCAGGCCAAGGACGGCCTGTCAGAAGAAGTGGTTGCTGCTGCACACCCCACACAGGCATCAGTGCTGGAAGAGCCACTGCTAAACACGAGCACAAAACCTTCTCTCTACCCCTCTCCTAATGTGACTGCTGGAGGTGTGATGTCTCCAGAAGAAGGGGACAAAGAGCTCTTAG aTCTGTTTTCTGCCCTGGCATCTCTGGAAAATGACACAGTATTGCAATCCCAACACCACCCTGGAG ATGTGCTGTTTGAAGTAACTACTGAAATCAAATCCAAGGACTGGATTTCTCGTAGTGGAAGTGATCTCCTTGAATCTATGAAGAACCAT ATCCAGGAGAACCTGAAACTTTCTACCAACAGAGTCAATGAAATAAAGTTAAAGGAAATCAAAAG GACCAGTGATGCCAACCTGCTCCTCACCTTCTGGCTGCACCTGAAGCCGGAGGAGAGAAAtgtgtctctgctcctgcactctcagctgcaggagctgcttggCACCTCGGCAGGAGtggagaagctgcagctcaTTTCGCTGTATGTTGAAG ATGTGAACGAGTGCAGGGCTGGGGTCAGCctctgtggggagggggcagagtGCTTCAATGGTGTGGGCACCTACCTCTGCCGCTGCAAAAAGGAGTATGAAGATCATTCTCCCACCAAGTCTGGCACCCTCTGCATCCGCCCTCCCCTCTCAG